A stretch of the Pseudomonas helvetica genome encodes the following:
- a CDS encoding hybrid sensor histidine kinase/response regulator, with the protein MTHPNVRLHKLASSSLRMNKGVVVLCGLASVLVGLSVWGLNRMVAEQRDAVRYHFARLMENIGEQDTFLSAIAKQSAKGLTLNTQRMSMSVQEPMPEQGSGIYRAQELSFSLPFSVKINPAAIETAERAKVFALGAHLASYYSAFWSASHYQSPQVFLFNVPDNFDIAVPAAGQLRGARQIQGVSFQQVLTHVLQRLQEKNPQPLDSRVHWVRYGAEVDKDVAPRVLAYINVDLPASQLDIGGASPWVVVASLLNLSQINDIERIMKWSIYDRFSLTAPNGNLLVGTEPPDRTLSEGLNVRLDGLVFKISNEGPQRWTAVYVVGFKSFIDYAWWPLLGVLTLMIATIGGGRAFNRWYKTRVVLPAHQAHQSIAESEAFSRAVIDAAPTGLCVVHCSDHQVLLENQHIQEWHQSDRLIAVLNQKRPLTSPGQTDLEIDGRHLHAGVVGARYHGEDVWICAFHDVTRHINDAAALEQALRAADSANEAKTRFLATMSHEIRTPLYGVLGTLELLGLTDLKPRQQEYLRTIHRSSATLFQLISDVLDVSKIESGQMTIEAQDFCPLELTEDTLRAYSACAEAKGLQLYACIDSSVPDRVQGDPLRIRQILNNLLSNAIKFTDNGRVVLRLRLLDQNTGGANLQWQVSDSGIGISQAQQTQLFDPFYQVRDTSSEAGAGLGLAICWWLCELMAGQLKVVSEPGLGSSFSLHLHVACAEGQLSDCPEFAPDAPPIYVQAPAPELAQHVCNWFNRLGQETRILGPDAKHLPGSSALLLDVLPSSQPAWAGPRVIATTAGANPAEYTAEGWSVDAHDIRAMAWAVSFAQQGAGKRSRTALTEQVRRLDLNILIAEDNPINRAIIKEQLEALGCTVVATADGEQALHQWLPGLFDMVLTDVNMPVMNGYELARALRRNDADLPIIGVTANALRDEGEHCAAVGMNAWLVKPLNLHMLRTQLLKHCKVADPLLAVDPDQRAPDVPRPDQPQFSPKMRALFFSTMQQDIDKVTASLQDNDAAALGRHLHSMAGALGAVRADSLADACVSLESRLDGRPLTPALATEIGAMLGRLEAMLDALA; encoded by the coding sequence ATGACTCATCCCAATGTGCGATTGCACAAACTGGCCAGTAGCTCGCTGCGCATGAATAAAGGTGTCGTGGTGCTGTGCGGTCTGGCATCAGTGTTGGTTGGTCTCAGCGTCTGGGGCCTGAATCGTATGGTCGCCGAACAGCGTGATGCGGTGCGTTATCACTTCGCACGACTGATGGAGAACATTGGCGAACAAGACACTTTCCTCAGCGCTATCGCCAAGCAAAGTGCCAAGGGACTCACGCTGAATACGCAGCGGATGAGCATGTCTGTGCAAGAACCTATGCCCGAGCAAGGCAGCGGGATTTACCGGGCTCAAGAGCTGTCTTTTTCCCTGCCCTTCAGCGTCAAGATCAACCCGGCAGCGATTGAAACGGCTGAGCGCGCCAAGGTGTTCGCGTTGGGCGCGCACCTAGCCAGTTACTACAGCGCATTCTGGTCGGCCTCGCACTATCAGTCGCCCCAGGTGTTTCTATTCAACGTCCCGGACAACTTTGATATCGCCGTGCCCGCCGCCGGGCAATTACGCGGCGCCAGGCAGATCCAGGGGGTCAGCTTCCAGCAAGTACTGACGCACGTATTGCAGCGTCTGCAGGAGAAGAATCCGCAACCATTGGACAGCCGGGTTCACTGGGTTCGCTATGGTGCTGAAGTGGATAAAGACGTCGCTCCGAGGGTACTGGCTTACATCAATGTCGACCTGCCGGCAAGCCAACTGGACATTGGCGGTGCCAGTCCGTGGGTAGTCGTGGCATCGCTGTTGAACCTGAGCCAGATCAACGATATCGAGCGCATCATGAAATGGTCGATCTACGACCGCTTCAGTCTCACCGCGCCCAACGGCAATCTGTTGGTCGGCACCGAGCCGCCCGACCGGACGTTGAGCGAAGGGCTGAATGTTCGCCTCGACGGTCTGGTGTTCAAGATTTCCAATGAAGGCCCGCAACGCTGGACAGCGGTTTACGTAGTCGGCTTCAAGAGCTTTATCGATTACGCGTGGTGGCCACTGCTCGGCGTTTTGACGTTAATGATTGCCACCATTGGTGGTGGCCGGGCCTTCAACCGGTGGTACAAAACCCGCGTGGTGCTCCCCGCGCATCAAGCGCATCAGAGCATTGCCGAAAGCGAGGCATTCAGCCGCGCAGTCATCGACGCTGCGCCCACCGGGCTGTGTGTGGTGCATTGCAGTGATCATCAAGTATTGCTGGAAAACCAGCATATTCAAGAGTGGCATCAAAGCGACCGACTGATCGCGGTCCTCAACCAGAAGCGCCCGCTGACCAGCCCCGGGCAGACCGACCTCGAAATCGATGGGCGCCATCTGCACGCGGGGGTGGTAGGCGCTCGCTACCATGGCGAGGATGTCTGGATCTGCGCATTCCATGACGTGACCCGGCATATAAATGATGCCGCGGCACTGGAGCAGGCATTGCGTGCGGCCGATTCGGCGAACGAGGCGAAAACGCGCTTTCTGGCGACCATGAGTCATGAAATCCGCACGCCGTTGTACGGCGTTCTAGGCACGCTCGAACTGTTGGGCCTGACCGATCTCAAGCCGCGTCAACAGGAATACTTGCGCACCATTCATCGTTCGTCGGCCACCCTGTTTCAGCTGATCAGCGACGTACTCGATGTATCGAAAATCGAATCCGGGCAGATGACCATTGAAGCTCAGGACTTCTGCCCGCTGGAGCTTACCGAAGATACTTTGCGCGCCTACAGTGCGTGCGCCGAGGCCAAAGGCCTGCAGCTTTATGCGTGCATTGATTCGTCGGTCCCGGACCGGGTGCAAGGCGATCCGCTGCGCATCCGGCAGATTCTCAATAATCTGCTGAGCAATGCGATCAAGTTCACCGACAACGGCCGCGTGGTATTGCGACTACGGCTGCTGGATCAAAACACCGGTGGCGCCAACCTGCAATGGCAGGTCAGCGACTCCGGAATCGGCATTTCCCAAGCGCAGCAAACGCAGCTGTTCGACCCGTTCTATCAAGTGCGCGATACGTCCAGCGAAGCCGGCGCCGGCCTCGGCCTGGCGATCTGCTGGTGGCTGTGTGAACTGATGGCCGGACAATTGAAAGTGGTCAGCGAACCCGGACTGGGCAGTAGTTTCTCTCTGCATTTGCATGTCGCTTGCGCAGAAGGCCAACTGAGCGACTGCCCTGAGTTCGCCCCTGATGCGCCGCCGATTTACGTACAGGCACCGGCGCCCGAACTGGCACAGCATGTCTGCAACTGGTTCAACCGACTGGGCCAAGAAACCCGCATCCTCGGGCCGGACGCGAAACACTTGCCCGGCTCTTCAGCGCTGCTGCTCGATGTGCTGCCGTCCTCGCAACCTGCCTGGGCCGGCCCGCGCGTCATCGCCACGACCGCGGGGGCAAACCCGGCGGAATACACCGCCGAAGGTTGGTCGGTCGATGCGCATGACATCCGGGCGATGGCTTGGGCGGTCAGTTTCGCGCAACAAGGTGCGGGTAAACGAAGCCGAACGGCGCTCACGGAGCAGGTCCGACGCCTGGATCTGAACATTCTGATTGCCGAAGACAACCCGATCAATCGGGCGATCATCAAAGAGCAACTGGAGGCGCTGGGCTGCACAGTGGTCGCCACGGCCGACGGCGAACAAGCGCTGCACCAATGGCTGCCAGGCTTGTTCGACATGGTGCTGACCGACGTCAACATGCCCGTCATGAATGGCTATGAACTGGCCAGGGCACTGCGCAGGAACGATGCTGATTTGCCGATCATCGGCGTCACAGCCAATGCCTTGCGCGATGAAGGCGAACATTGTGCGGCGGTGGGCATGAACGCTTGGCTCGTCAAGCCGTTGAACCTGCACATGCTGCGCACGCAATTGCTCAAACATTGCAAAGTCGCCGATCCATTGCTTGCCGTTGATCCCGACCAGCGTGCACCTGATGTTCCTCGCCCTGATCAGCCGCAGTTTTCGCCGAAAATGCGTGCGTTGTTCTTCAGCACCATGCAACAGGACATTGACAAGGTCACCGCCTCACTTCAAGACAACGACGCGGCTGCACTTGGTCGTCATCTGCACAGCATGGCCGGAGCTTTGGGCGCCGTGCGGGCCGACAGTTTGGCGGACGCTTGTGTCAGCCTCGAGAGTCGCCTGGATGGTCGGCCTCTCACTCCGGCTTTGGCCACCGAGATCGGCGCTATGCTGGGGCGACTGGAAGCAATGCTCGACGCGCTGGCGTAA
- a CDS encoding cbb3-type cytochrome c oxidase subunit I, with amino-acid sequence MRSLDSASTGIAQRQLEYLPRTDYDLIKAHSYAAVITLFLSAIAGLLVALKLTLPELLGNHAALSWGRLRFDHTQGIFFGWLGNAFFAFCYHMVPRLADRPVYSRKLGWGIFLLWNFGVLLPGWALISLGLDNQWLAVQSLEWAEFPMLIDLLAVLGLLLICVQFAGPFVLKRQSGGVYISVWYLVGGAVFSLLAYPVGNFVPAFIPGAQGAAFSGLWIHDAVGLFVTPFVLAIAYYIIPATTQRPIYSHFLSMIGFWFLFFFYPLNGTHHYVYSAVPMDAQKAAIIASVYLGMDVILVVFNLLMSLRGQAAKVASDVPLRFVWTGIIFYLLVSLQGAFQALMPVNRLTHFSDWVIGHSHLAMLGFATFIAAGGIAHAWQRIPHARYNDAAMNWAFWLITVGLLLMFVTLTAGGLVQAHLWASPAPWMDSVRASLAYWWLRDISAVPLLAGFVLFFFGLTTGPRSASCNVAAPRFHSAMAGA; translated from the coding sequence ATGAGAAGCCTTGATTCGGCATCGACCGGAATTGCTCAACGACAGCTGGAATATCTACCGCGCACCGACTACGACCTGATCAAGGCGCACAGTTACGCGGCGGTCATCACGCTATTTCTGTCCGCCATAGCCGGCCTGCTGGTCGCGCTCAAACTGACCCTGCCGGAGTTGCTGGGTAACCACGCGGCATTATCGTGGGGCAGACTGCGATTCGATCACACCCAAGGCATCTTCTTCGGCTGGTTGGGTAATGCGTTTTTCGCGTTCTGCTACCACATGGTGCCTCGTCTGGCTGATCGTCCGGTGTACAGCCGCAAGCTCGGCTGGGGAATTTTCCTGCTCTGGAACTTCGGTGTGCTCTTGCCGGGATGGGCGTTGATTTCGCTGGGCCTGGATAACCAGTGGCTCGCGGTGCAGTCGCTGGAATGGGCAGAGTTCCCGATGCTCATCGATCTGCTCGCGGTGCTCGGCTTGCTGCTGATCTGCGTGCAGTTCGCCGGACCTTTTGTGCTCAAGCGTCAGTCCGGGGGGGTGTATATTTCCGTTTGGTACCTGGTGGGCGGCGCAGTCTTCAGTTTGCTGGCCTATCCAGTCGGCAACTTCGTCCCGGCTTTTATACCGGGGGCGCAGGGAGCGGCCTTCAGCGGACTGTGGATTCACGATGCGGTCGGGCTGTTTGTCACGCCATTCGTGTTGGCGATTGCCTATTACATTATCCCGGCGACCACCCAGCGGCCGATCTACAGCCATTTTCTGTCGATGATCGGATTCTGGTTTCTGTTTTTCTTCTATCCCTTGAATGGCACCCACCATTACGTCTATTCGGCAGTGCCGATGGATGCGCAGAAGGCGGCGATCATTGCCTCGGTGTACCTGGGGATGGACGTAATCCTTGTGGTATTCAATCTGTTGATGTCGCTGCGTGGGCAGGCGGCGAAAGTCGCCAGTGACGTGCCGTTGCGGTTCGTCTGGACCGGCATCATTTTCTACCTGCTGGTCAGCCTGCAAGGCGCATTCCAGGCTTTGATGCCAGTCAATCGCTTGACGCATTTCTCGGATTGGGTCATCGGCCACTCGCATCTTGCGATGCTCGGTTTCGCTACCTTCATCGCTGCCGGCGGCATTGCCCATGCGTGGCAGCGGATACCGCATGCGCGCTACAACGACGCCGCCATGAACTGGGCCTTCTGGCTGATTACCGTTGGCCTGTTGCTGATGTTCGTCACGTTGACGGCCGGAGGGCTGGTACAGGCGCACCTTTGGGCGAGCCCCGCGCCGTGGATGGATTCGGTTCGCGCATCACTTGCCTACTGGTGGCTGCGAGACATATCGGCAGTACCGCTGCTGGCAGGTTTTGTATTGTTTTTCTTCGGGCTGACCACGGGGCCGCGATCGGCTTCGTGCAACGTCGCAGCCCCTCGCTTCCACAGTGCAATGGCAGGAGCCTGA
- a CDS encoding cytochrome c produces the protein MSDVETNARHSSISRAALVMLVGVLSLGTVIAWSVVRMPASSTISPRGDNLPGVPQGTTFDQGRASALIQTGKVVVRQRCAGCHDAQQRLEGPSWQAIVARYQQHVGADPMGADALALMNTAISHPRPGWDGYTPGPSAIALTPDAQLGVAAWILSHAREEIK, from the coding sequence ATGAGTGATGTTGAAACAAACGCCAGACATTCGAGCATCTCACGCGCGGCGCTGGTCATGCTGGTCGGCGTGTTGAGTCTGGGTACCGTTATTGCCTGGAGCGTGGTGCGCATGCCCGCGAGTTCGACCATTAGCCCGCGTGGCGACAACTTGCCCGGCGTGCCCCAAGGGACGACGTTCGACCAGGGCCGAGCGTCTGCCCTGATCCAAACCGGCAAAGTGGTGGTTCGCCAGCGTTGTGCCGGTTGTCATGACGCGCAGCAACGTCTGGAAGGGCCGTCCTGGCAAGCGATTGTGGCGCGCTACCAGCAACATGTTGGCGCAGATCCCATGGGTGCCGATGCCTTGGCGCTGATGAATACCGCCATTAGCCACCCGCGTCCGGGATGGGACGGATACACCCCGGGACCTTCAGCCATTGCTCTGACACCCGATGCACAACTGGGCGTGGCCGCCTGGATATTGAGTCATGCACGAGAAGAAATTAAATGA
- a CDS encoding response regulator: protein MAKLNVVIADDHPIVLLGVRELIERDDRYRVVGEAVCSNELIELLKRESVDLVITDFNMPADSPYGDGLKLVEYLLRHFADVKVLVLTMISSPLILTRLHELGVVGVIQKSQLHEEIQLALMAVAQGRSFNSAKPAPTCVKEPNVALDERISRLSPKEFEILRMFVAGQSVTTIARNLSRSAKTISTQKIAAMRKLEVSSDQDLLTYCLESNVFN from the coding sequence ATGGCAAAACTCAACGTCGTGATCGCCGATGATCACCCCATCGTGTTATTGGGTGTACGTGAGCTGATAGAGCGCGATGACCGCTATCGCGTCGTGGGTGAGGCTGTGTGCTCGAACGAACTGATCGAGCTGCTCAAGCGTGAATCCGTCGATCTTGTGATCACCGACTTCAACATGCCCGCTGATTCACCTTACGGAGATGGCCTGAAGCTGGTGGAATACCTGCTCAGGCATTTTGCCGATGTGAAAGTCCTGGTACTGACCATGATCTCCAGCCCGTTGATCCTGACGCGACTACATGAATTGGGCGTCGTCGGGGTCATTCAGAAAAGCCAGCTGCATGAGGAGATTCAATTGGCATTGATGGCCGTGGCGCAAGGTCGCTCGTTCAACAGCGCCAAGCCGGCGCCGACGTGCGTAAAGGAGCCCAATGTAGCGCTGGATGAAAGGATCTCTCGGCTGTCGCCCAAGGAGTTCGAAATCTTGCGCATGTTTGTCGCCGGGCAGAGCGTAACCACGATTGCCCGCAACCTTTCCCGTAGTGCAAAAACCATCAGCACGCAAAAGATTGCGGCCATGCGCAAGCTGGAGGTTTCCAGTGATCAGGATCTGCTAACGTATTGCCTGGAAAGTAACGTGTTTAACTAA
- a CDS encoding molybdopterin-dependent oxidoreductase, whose protein sequence is MNTDDTFLKINRRRLLGLATGAGLVGLLPRQALSGSPDSAIAGQTASREQVRYPEKTGMILITDRPPQLETPLHFFRQDLTPNSAHFVRWHLSGYPTEVDTRTFRLRLDGLVDKPQSFTLEELVKGFDPVTLVAMNQCSGNARSLFSPQPPGSQWQFGAMGNAQWTGVRLKDVLARAGVKSGAVEVAFSGLDESPMPGLPKVVKSLKFDHSVDGDVMIAYAMNGEPLPMLNGFPLRLVVPGWYATYWIKSLAHIEVLEKPLSNIWMDVAYRIPDNPEINEEPGNLAKKTVPINRFATHSIFVRPEPEEQLLLNHPMMLEGLANDGGDGIARVEVSLDNGRTWVDALLDPEIGRFSWRRWRYLWTPREKGRYTFLVRATNRAGEGQPVTQWNRGGFARRMIESTSGMVV, encoded by the coding sequence ATGAATACAGACGACACTTTTTTGAAAATCAACCGCAGGCGCTTGCTCGGACTTGCAACCGGAGCCGGTTTGGTTGGCCTTCTGCCCAGGCAGGCGCTTTCGGGCTCGCCGGACTCGGCCATTGCAGGCCAGACTGCATCGAGGGAACAGGTGCGCTACCCGGAAAAGACCGGGATGATTCTGATCACCGATCGACCGCCGCAACTGGAAACCCCGCTGCATTTCTTTCGTCAGGATCTGACGCCAAATTCGGCACATTTTGTGCGCTGGCACTTGTCTGGTTACCCGACTGAAGTAGATACGCGAACCTTCCGTTTACGTCTCGACGGCCTTGTCGACAAACCGCAATCGTTCACTCTCGAAGAACTGGTCAAGGGTTTCGATCCGGTCACGTTGGTGGCGATGAATCAATGCTCCGGTAACGCACGTAGTTTGTTCAGTCCGCAACCGCCTGGCAGCCAATGGCAATTCGGCGCGATGGGTAATGCGCAATGGACAGGCGTACGGCTCAAAGATGTGCTGGCGCGTGCCGGGGTCAAATCCGGGGCAGTGGAAGTGGCGTTTTCCGGGCTGGACGAGTCGCCCATGCCAGGGCTGCCCAAAGTAGTCAAATCGTTGAAGTTCGATCATTCCGTCGACGGTGACGTGATGATCGCTTACGCCATGAATGGTGAGCCGTTACCTATGCTCAACGGCTTCCCGCTACGCCTAGTGGTGCCGGGCTGGTACGCGACGTACTGGATCAAATCGCTGGCACACATCGAGGTGCTCGAAAAGCCTTTGAGCAATATCTGGATGGATGTGGCCTACCGCATTCCCGATAACCCGGAAATCAACGAAGAGCCGGGCAATCTGGCGAAGAAAACCGTTCCGATCAATCGCTTTGCTACCCATTCGATTTTCGTGCGTCCCGAGCCAGAAGAGCAGTTGTTGCTCAATCATCCGATGATGCTCGAAGGATTGGCCAATGACGGCGGCGACGGCATAGCCCGCGTCGAGGTGTCGTTGGACAACGGCCGCACTTGGGTCGACGCACTACTGGATCCTGAGATCGGGCGCTTTTCCTGGCGGCGCTGGCGTTACCTTTGGACGCCACGCGAGAAGGGTCGTTACACCTTTCTGGTTCGCGCGACCAATCGCGCAGGCGAGGGGCAACCGGTCACGCAGTGGAATCGTGGCGGCTTTGCGCGTCGCATGATCGAGAGCACCAGCGGAATGGTGGTCTGA
- a CDS encoding EAL domain-containing protein codes for MKPLSILIVEDHPFQQLYLRNLFSELGDFELKFAQEGSVALDCLKRRDFDLVLTDLLMPGMDGVQFIQGLAESGSRPALAIMSVASRRMLTSASLAARNLGVSVIGLISKPVKSGALRKLTEQLRKTHQATQPPPGPKIDHLAILAGLDNGELQAWFQPKKSLTNGRIVAAEALARWIHPEHGVLLPGMFLPAFKAFGLEESLLWCILEQAMKAQKLWDVQGYAIPVSINLPTHLLNSPDLPDRILQFVLKHHGVPAMICFELMECSMPDDISNFYAGACRLRMKGFGLSQDDFGQGYSSYMNLVSTPFTELKIDRALVHGCGENEELTLALTSIVALGRQLGLTVVAEGVETAQELALLRRINCTQVQGFLISHAVSSSEFQQLLTQDGPAVVD; via the coding sequence ATGAAACCACTTAGTATCCTGATCGTTGAAGATCACCCGTTCCAGCAACTGTATTTACGGAATCTGTTCAGCGAGCTGGGAGACTTTGAGCTGAAGTTCGCTCAAGAAGGCAGCGTAGCGCTGGACTGCCTGAAAAGGCGCGACTTCGATCTGGTGCTGACTGATTTGCTGATGCCGGGGATGGACGGCGTCCAGTTCATTCAGGGTTTGGCAGAATCAGGTTCGAGGCCCGCGCTGGCGATCATGAGCGTCGCCTCCCGACGCATGCTGACCAGCGCCAGCCTCGCAGCGCGCAATCTAGGCGTCAGCGTCATCGGCCTGATTTCTAAACCGGTCAAGAGCGGTGCATTGCGTAAGCTAACCGAGCAGTTGAGAAAAACGCATCAAGCCACCCAGCCTCCGCCCGGCCCGAAAATTGATCACCTGGCGATACTCGCGGGTCTGGACAACGGTGAATTGCAAGCCTGGTTCCAGCCAAAAAAGTCGCTGACCAACGGCCGTATCGTCGCAGCAGAGGCGCTGGCACGCTGGATCCATCCCGAGCATGGGGTGCTTTTGCCGGGTATGTTTCTGCCCGCCTTCAAGGCGTTTGGCCTGGAGGAAAGCCTGCTCTGGTGTATTCTCGAGCAAGCGATGAAGGCACAGAAACTATGGGACGTTCAAGGCTACGCGATTCCCGTGTCAATCAACTTGCCCACCCACTTGCTTAACAGTCCAGACCTGCCGGACCGGATTCTGCAATTTGTCCTCAAGCACCATGGCGTCCCGGCGATGATCTGTTTTGAACTGATGGAGTGTTCGATGCCCGACGATATCAGCAACTTCTACGCTGGTGCGTGCCGATTGCGCATGAAGGGATTCGGGCTTTCGCAGGATGATTTCGGTCAGGGCTACAGTTCGTACATGAATCTGGTGTCGACGCCGTTCACCGAACTGAAGATTGACCGGGCGCTGGTGCACGGCTGCGGCGAAAATGAAGAGTTGACTCTGGCCCTGACCAGCATCGTCGCACTTGGACGTCAGTTGGGTCTCACGGTGGTGGCCGAAGGCGTGGAAACAGCACAGGAGCTGGCGCTATTGCGTAGAATCAACTGCACTCAGGTTCAGGGTTTTCTCATTTCCCATGCGGTGTCATCATCCGAATTTCAGCAACTGCTGACCCAGGACGGCCCGGCTGTAGTGGATTGA
- a CDS encoding cbb3-type cytochrome c oxidase subunit II — protein sequence MKTANRHRVFNSVYLIIFVAGIGFFALSFYLLGILPGQELQKEIDARAPADMADYTAQEERGRTIYGREGCGYCHTQQVRFVAEDVARWGAPTQAWETRFDYPQLWGTRRIGPDLARESGVRSNDWQLTHLFNPRFVVGDSVMPGYPWLFDGDAAKPTADAVSLVAYLQALGRPRIVSGYDDETAPAPSPMAAGHADSMDTSTLAARRQAISAQARLDAAVPQFSLPDNPEDYSVALAAGKTAFEQNCTACHGATGAGDGPGAASLLPRPADLRAASFTSGRIADALWNGRYGSSMPAWRDLDNSTLAALTVYVQSLHTLQALPETATGESTVQTTALFEKNCSSCHGATGQGDGPAARSLAPRPANFQLKQGNPDYLEMVLRNGIPGTAMPPWEEVLTDQQRHSLVRYLRSLYQPSAQE from the coding sequence ATGAAAACGGCTAATAGACACCGTGTTTTCAACAGCGTTTACCTGATCATTTTTGTTGCCGGCATTGGTTTTTTTGCGTTGTCGTTCTACTTACTGGGGATCTTGCCCGGTCAGGAACTGCAAAAGGAAATTGACGCGCGCGCACCCGCTGACATGGCCGATTACACGGCACAGGAAGAGCGGGGTAGAACTATATATGGCCGTGAGGGTTGCGGTTATTGCCATACTCAACAGGTCCGTTTTGTTGCTGAAGACGTTGCCCGTTGGGGCGCGCCAACGCAGGCCTGGGAAACCCGTTTTGATTATCCGCAGCTGTGGGGTACGCGGCGCATCGGCCCGGATCTGGCGCGCGAGTCGGGTGTGCGCAGTAACGATTGGCAGCTTACCCACTTGTTCAACCCGCGCTTCGTCGTAGGCGACTCGGTGATGCCGGGGTATCCATGGTTGTTTGACGGCGATGCTGCAAAACCCACAGCCGATGCGGTGAGTCTGGTGGCTTATCTACAAGCGTTGGGGCGGCCACGGATTGTCTCCGGTTACGACGATGAAACAGCGCCAGCGCCTTCGCCAATGGCCGCGGGACATGCCGACAGCATGGACACATCCACGCTCGCGGCGCGGCGCCAGGCGATCTCGGCACAAGCACGGCTAGACGCAGCGGTGCCGCAATTCTCTCTGCCAGACAATCCGGAAGATTACTCAGTCGCTCTGGCCGCCGGGAAAACTGCCTTTGAGCAAAATTGTACGGCGTGTCACGGTGCGACGGGGGCCGGTGACGGACCAGGAGCCGCATCGCTTCTTCCGCGACCGGCAGATTTGCGCGCCGCCAGCTTCACCTCGGGGCGCATAGCAGATGCACTGTGGAATGGTCGCTATGGCAGTTCCATGCCGGCGTGGCGCGATCTCGACAACTCAACGCTCGCCGCGTTGACGGTGTACGTTCAGAGCCTGCACACCTTGCAAGCTTTGCCAGAGACCGCTACCGGCGAAAGCACTGTGCAGACCACCGCACTCTTCGAGAAAAACTGCAGCAGCTGTCACGGCGCAACTGGGCAGGGCGATGGCCCGGCAGCTCGCAGCCTGGCTCCGCGCCCGGCTAACTTTCAGCTCAAGCAAGGCAACCCTGACTATCTGGAAATGGTCCTGCGCAACGGCATCCCCGGCACCGCCATGCCACCGTGGGAGGAAGTCTTGACCGATCAACAACGCCACAGTCTGGTGCGTTACTTGCGTTCTCTTTATCAACCTTCTGCTCAGGAATAA